CTACTTCGGCTTCGATGGCCGCCGAAATGATTACGGTTTCCGCCCCTTGTGCCTTGGCCATGTCCTCGACGGCTTTGGTATGGGCATTGCCGGTTACGGCATCGGCTTCGGCGACATTGCAGACGTAGAGGACCGGATGGGAGGTCAGCAGGTTCAGGCTTTTCAGCACCTCGCGTTCCTCGGCATCAAGGCTTGCCAACAGCAGGCGGGCGGGCTTGCCCTCTTGCAGCAGCTTCAGAGCACCATCCATGACAGGCAGCAGTGTCATCGATTCCTTGTCCTTGGAGGCGGCGCGCTTGCGGGTCTGCTCGGTGCGGCGCTCCAGGCTTTCCAGATCGGCCAGCATCAGCTCTGTTTCGATGGTCTCGGCGTCGCCAACTGGATCGATCCGGCCTTCGACATGGGTGATGTCGTCATCTTCGAAGCAGCGCAGCACATGCACGACGGCATCGACTTCGCGGATATTGGCAAGAAATTTGTTGCCCAGGCCTTCGCCCTTGGAAGCGCCACGCACCAGACCGGCAATATCCACGAAGGAAATCCGGGTGGGGATGATTTCCTTGGAGCCAGCAACGGTGGCAAGCGTCTGCATGCGCGGATCGGGCACGGCCACTTCGCCGGTATTCGGCTCGATGGTGCAGAACGGATAGTTGGCCGCCTGGGCTGCCGCCGTCCTGGTCAGCGCGTTGAAAAGGGTGGACTTGCCGACATTCGGCAGTCCCACGATACCGCATTTGAAGCCCATGGGTGTTTTCCGTGCTCAGTAAAGGTTTTGTTGCCTTGCCTATGGGGGAATGGAACGGCCCGGTCAAGGCTTTGCCGCTTCCTGACGTCAATTGCTTGAAGCCGGGAGCGGTTCGCATTATGGTAACGCGAGCGTGTGCCGATGGGAGTAGCCAATGCCTCAAAAAGTCATTGTCGGGCAGCCAAAGGTCAAAACCCGGCCGAAGCTGGAACAGCCCAGGCTCTACAAGGTCATCCTGACCAATGATGACTACACCCCGCGCGAATTCGTCACCATCGTGCTGAAAGCCGTGTTCCGCATGAGCGAAGAAACCGGCAACCGGGTGATGATGACCGCTCACCGTTTCGGCTCTGCGGTGGTGGTGGTTTGCACCAGGGATATCGCCGAGACCAAATCCACCGAGGCCAATGATCTCGCCAAGGAAGCGGGGTTTCCGCTCCTATTCACGATTGAGCCGGAGGAATAGTCTTCACGCGCGGCGGATCTGATAGCCGGTCTTGTTCTGGACAAAGCCGCAGGCTTCATAGAAGCGGTGGATTTCG
This region of Agrobacterium vitis genomic DNA includes:
- the clpS gene encoding ATP-dependent Clp protease adapter ClpS — protein: MPQKVIVGQPKVKTRPKLEQPRLYKVILTNDDYTPREFVTIVLKAVFRMSEETGNRVMMTAHRFGSAVVVVCTRDIAETKSTEANDLAKEAGFPLLFTIEPEE
- the ychF gene encoding redox-regulated ATPase YchF, yielding MGFKCGIVGLPNVGKSTLFNALTRTAAAQAANYPFCTIEPNTGEVAVPDPRMQTLATVAGSKEIIPTRISFVDIAGLVRGASKGEGLGNKFLANIREVDAVVHVLRCFEDDDITHVEGRIDPVGDAETIETELMLADLESLERRTEQTRKRAASKDKESMTLLPVMDGALKLLQEGKPARLLLASLDAEEREVLKSLNLLTSHPVLYVCNVAEADAVTGNAHTKAVEDMAKAQGAETVIISAAIEAEVAQLPDEEAAEFLSALGLEEAGLDRLIRAGYHLLDLITYFTVGPKETRAWTIPRGTKAPAAAGVIHTDFERGFIRAFTIAYDDYITYKGEVGAKEAGKGRDEGKEYVVHDGDVIHFRFNT